CTCGGCGACCGGCTCGGACCAGGAGGCGACGGCGGCACGGTCCGCCTCGGGTACGTCGAGGAGGTCGCAGATGATGGTGAGCGGGAGGGGGCGCGCGAGGTCCGCGACGATGTCCATCCGGCCGGTCGGCGCCACCCCGGTGATGATCCGGTCGACGGCTTCGACGACCCGGGCACGGAGTAGGGCCACCGCGCGCGGAGCGAACGCCCTGCTGATCAGGGCGCGGAGCCGGGGGTGCTCCGGGGCGTCGTTGTAGAGCATCTGCCGGCTCAGTACCCGCGCCAGGGGCTGCAGTTCGTCCGGGACGGCCTCGATGTCGGGGTAGCGCACCGAGGACAGCCCCGGGTGGCCCGCCGCACCGCTGACCACCGCGTGCCCGGTGGCGATCCAGGCTCCCGTGCGGCGGTCCCAGAAGAGGTCGTCGGCGCTCCGGAGTTCTTCGTAGAAGTCGTAGAGCCGCTCTTGGACCTTGGGACGAAAGGCCGACAGAAGTGAGGAAGGGGTGCTCATCGGCCCATCCTGTCAGTCCTGTTGGGCCGGAGAGCACCGGGCGTCACACCGTGGACGCCGACCCGATGCGTACCACGCGCGCCCAGTCGGGCGGCGAGTCCGGCACGTAGTCGTCGCCTTCGCTGTCGCCCCGTGGCCGGCCCGTGTGCCGCCGGGGAAACAGACCCACCACGGTCCGGCAGGGTGGCCGGGTGTCCGGCCAGGGCGTCTGGCCGTCGGTCAGGACCACGACGACGTCGGGGCGCGGGGTCGCCCGCAGCGCCCTCGCGAAGCCGGTGCGCAGGTCCGTACCCCCGCCGCCCGTCAGGGGAATCCCCTCGGCGCGGCACAGCGTGTGCACCATGTGGGCCGCCGCGTCGCACGGCAGTACGGTGACGAGGTCGCGTCGGCCGCCCACCGCGCGGGAGATCGCCGCGACCTCCAGGAGGGCGCTGCCCAGTTCGGCGTCGCTGACCGACCCGGAGGTGTCGATGACCACGCAGACCCGGGGTGGCCTGCGCCGCAGGCTCAGCAGGACGACGCCGGGCAGGGCCGCCGAACGGCGCGCCGGCCGGCCGTAGGTGTAGTCCTCGCCCACGCCGCTGCCGGAGGCCGCCGAACGGACCGCCGCTCCCAGCAACTCCCGCCAGGGCAGCGGCGGGTGGAAGGCCTCCTCCGCCCATCGCCGCCACCCCTTCGGGGCATGTCCGGGGCGGCCGTTGATGCCCTGCGCCACCCTGAACCGGACCGCGTCCCGTTCCTGCTCGCTCAGGCCGTGCGCGCCGTCAGGTCCCAGGTCCCATGGCCGTCCCAGTCCGTCGGCGCCGCTGCCGCAGTCCAGCCAGGACAGGCTCAGCGTGTTCGGCCCGAGCCGGAAGCGGCCCAGGTACTCCTCCATGAGGAGGCCTGTCGGAAGTCCCAACGCCTCTGGTTCGACAGCGCCTTCGGGGCGCACCAGGCCGTCGCCGAACACGTCGTCGTTGATCTCGCAGTCCGCGGCGATGTTCATCCGCAGCCGTTCCCCGGGGCCGCTCAGGTCGCGCTCCCGGGCGAAACGGTCGCTGCGCCCGTGGTGGTCGCGCAGCAGGTGCGACACCTCGTGCACCCATACTCCGGCCAGCTCCTCGACCGGGGTCCGGTCCACGAACGCCGGTGAGACGTAGCACCGCCAGTGCCGGTCGACGGCCATCGTCGGCACCTGCCGTGACTCGACGGGGTGCAGGGCGAACAGCGCCGTGGCCAGGTACGGGCGGACCCGGACGGCGTGCAGCCGGGCGGTGAAGAGCTTGTCGAGATCCAGGGTCCCTGGCGCGCCGGTGTTCATCGGCCGCCCCTCGTTCCCGCCCCGGAACCGGAACCGGAACCTGTCCCTGTCCCT
The DNA window shown above is from Streptomyces sp. NBC_01451 and carries:
- a CDS encoding vWA domain-containing protein produces the protein MNTGAPGTLDLDKLFTARLHAVRVRPYLATALFALHPVESRQVPTMAVDRHWRCYVSPAFVDRTPVEELAGVWVHEVSHLLRDHHGRSDRFARERDLSGPGERLRMNIAADCEINDDVFGDGLVRPEGAVEPEALGLPTGLLMEEYLGRFRLGPNTLSLSWLDCGSGADGLGRPWDLGPDGAHGLSEQERDAVRFRVAQGINGRPGHAPKGWRRWAEEAFHPPLPWRELLGAAVRSAASGSGVGEDYTYGRPARRSAALPGVVLLSLRRRPPRVCVVIDTSGSVSDAELGSALLEVAAISRAVGGRRDLVTVLPCDAAAHMVHTLCRAEGIPLTGGGGTDLRTGFARALRATPRPDVVVVLTDGQTPWPDTRPPCRTVVGLFPRRHTGRPRGDSEGDDYVPDSPPDWARVVRIGSASTV